One window of the Acaryochloris thomasi RCC1774 genome contains the following:
- a CDS encoding type II toxin-antitoxin system HicA family toxin — protein MNNKQKKTLRLIFTDPVPANLPWADIAKLFESLGASVTQGRGSRVRVLLNGQRAVFHEPHPQRVTDKGTIKSVREFLVNAGIEPESESEY, from the coding sequence ATGAACAACAAGCAGAAGAAAACGCTTCGGTTAATTTTTACCGATCCTGTCCCAGCGAATCTTCCGTGGGCAGATATTGCCAAGTTGTTTGAGTCACTCGGAGCCTCTGTTACTCAAGGTCGAGGCAGTCGGGTTCGAGTATTGCTCAATGGACAGCGCGCGGTCTTTCATGAACCTCATCCACAGCGAGTGACAGATAAGGGCACGATCAAATCAGTCAGAGAATTTTTGGTCAATGCTGGCATTGAGCCAGAGTCAGAGTCAGAATATTAA
- a CDS encoding Fur family transcriptional regulator, with protein sequence MRLSRQRRAILELLWNAKEHLSARHIYDRLNRQGTDIGHTSVYQNLEALSQQGIIECLDRADGRLYGHVSASHSHVNCIDTDQILDIHVQLPTDLLEQIEQHTGIKITDYRIDFFGHRASET encoded by the coding sequence ATGCGCCTCAGTCGCCAGCGACGAGCCATTTTAGAGCTGCTGTGGAATGCGAAGGAGCACCTATCTGCTCGCCACATTTACGATCGCCTCAACCGCCAGGGAACAGATATCGGTCACACCTCGGTTTATCAAAATCTAGAAGCGCTCTCGCAACAGGGGATTATTGAGTGTCTAGATCGGGCAGATGGTCGCCTTTATGGTCACGTGAGCGCTTCCCACAGCCACGTCAACTGTATCGATACCGATCAAATCCTTGATATCCACGTTCAGCTCCCCACAGATTTACTTGAGCAAATTGAGCAGCACACCGGTATCAAGATTACCGACTATCGCATCGATTTCTTTGGGCACAGGGCTTCAGAGACCTGA
- a CDS encoding CRR6 family NdhI maturation factor, whose translation MTTTIALTAEHIDALDLSPAQAVIDPWLQTGTLASQTQEIKFQIDYPQEADQTLEFPEIPEVRLWFMRLDSYYPWFPWLLDWQSGELVRYAAMLVPHEFNPKEGIQFNPQALDIFVMQKIFVSFRWLKNQNIEGESKLKQMAEMFGYELNSELFSLLR comes from the coding sequence ATGACGACGACAATTGCGCTAACGGCAGAGCATATAGATGCTCTAGATCTATCTCCTGCTCAGGCTGTGATTGATCCGTGGCTGCAGACGGGCACTCTGGCAAGCCAGACCCAAGAGATCAAGTTTCAGATTGATTATCCTCAAGAGGCCGATCAAACGCTTGAGTTTCCTGAGATTCCTGAGGTACGACTCTGGTTTATGCGCCTTGACAGCTATTATCCCTGGTTTCCTTGGCTGTTAGATTGGCAATCCGGTGAGCTAGTGCGCTACGCCGCGATGCTGGTTCCCCATGAGTTTAATCCAAAAGAAGGGATTCAATTTAACCCCCAGGCCCTGGATATTTTTGTCATGCAAAAGATCTTTGTGAGCTTCCGGTGGTTGAAGAATCAAAATATTGAAGGGGAAAGCAAGCTCAAACAAATGGCAGAGATGTTCGGATATGAGTTGAACTCAGAGCTGTTTTCGCTGCTGCGTTAG